A DNA window from Mya arenaria isolate MELC-2E11 chromosome 17, ASM2691426v1 contains the following coding sequences:
- the LOC128224768 gene encoding disabled homolog 2-interacting protein-like isoform X13, translating into MRSVISSRLKNSQSHESLLTTQNPLHSIDLTGPDMEIRPIHSSILSQEHCFQVSTMHGNKIIACRTAEEREKWIMSFKKSPEQENSRRSESSLKLWVQEAKNVPSKKRYFCEVCLDKTRCARTSIKTKGDMLFWGEQFEFNNLPTIEYLIVNLYREADRKKKKERNTSVLVGYTKIPVSDISARQYVERWFTTSSGTVGKGGKENKTDLPLIRLKVRHQTVQILPKHMYNEMSKYLSENYVSLIDTLEPLVSIKDKEEIATTLIKIMQKLAKSTDFLSQVVMTEVLKIDNSHLTFRGNSLATKAMEAHMKLVGEKYLNDTLGDFLRRIINTEEDCEVDPTRVNTLDFLPQQRKNLRMYCDMAWAKIKTSSAFFPSELRSVFMCFRHRCEDVNKGDLSDNLISASIFLRFLCPAILSPSLFHLTQEYPTEKAARNLTLIAKTIQTLANFSKFGSKEEYMTFMNDFVEEEWTEMKSFINRISSPDENDNFTEFDGYIDLGKEMSVLQTLLTPTLENAPQEAVDNLGALPKILTQVENDLKDPNIHQRSREPNRKSQHYDNLVNIQAHIDHTTSPTELLRDMFRQCGESSGEILSSEANESMSDSPNGSLDNVCDSDSVVTEESASSKSLSTINTEVSNVSVSARSVVSKTHVNKSWNQIVSAAEIVNGDYIDLISFMDEEGNNSIDSERNVNGSQMSISQESTIASSGYQSFGYSQSSSPIDNDKHDNVVSDSHNSKSQSNNYTHSTPLSFSNPMYRINHRGISSHKTSSPVLQMSSSSSLSSEETNTVKNISPVKSVKSEQLHRKDPLRKLAPQFSNSSSIDSVSDKDKILHSVSNNNMCTLETDMDSFTVPKHSLSNNNVSSLTMEINRKPRQSQSSNSISARKEIFLNGNTHQPYSASSRKYSLELRGSSPVMSHSAKSTATSSSSSTTTYYNTIGSTSRRGHELSQSADFSNMSSMTTSQRFGKSDSIRRTATDTSISQRSSSSYSDNSPVSSSSSPRSGASPDDGSLFRRLSAQNAVHMGIRSVQRRIHDQEKTKQEYELEVNILKQQLQEAQQRLQLAEERLQDHDTDTDKIDSEWQTRLEESEERMRKQQAEKDGQMKTIIQRLMHVEDELREEQEEMQRNVAQKQKVIEAQERRIHSLDVANNKLMLALNQLKEHYSATARNGLVPSMKLASDVTSFKTSSC; encoded by the exons GTCTGTGATCAGTTCGCGACTGAAGAACAGCCAGTCCCATGAATCCCTCCTCACCACCCAAAATCCCCTCCACTCCATTGACCTGACTGGGCCAGACATGGAGATACGGCCCATACACAGCAGTATCCTGTCCCAGGAACACTGTTTCCAG GTGTCCACAATGCATGGTAACAAGATCATAGCGTGTCGGACTGCAGAGGAAAGGGAAAAGTGGATCATGAG ttttaaaaagaGTCCTGAACAAGAGAACAGTCGACGCAGTGAATCTTCACTCAAACTCTGGGTCCAGGAGGCGAAAAATGTACCCTCAAAGAAAAG GTACTTCTGTGAAGTTTGCCTGGACAAGACGAGGTGTGCAAGGACTTCCATCAAAACCAAAGGGGACATGCTGTTCTGGGGTGAACAATTTGAATTCAA TAACTTGCCAACCATTGAATACCTCATAGTGAACTTGTATCGGGAAGCAGAcagaaagaagaagaaggagaGAAATACAAGTGTTCTAGTTGGCTACACAAAAATACCAGTGTCTGACATAAGTGCTCGACAATATGTGGAAAGATG GTTCACCACAAGTTCGGGGACAGTTGGCAAGGGAGGTAAGGAAAACAAAACTGACCTGCCCTTGATCCGCTTAAAGGTTCGACACCAAACAGTTCAAATACTGCCAAAGCACATGTACAACGAAATGTCtaag TACCTGAGTGAGAATTACGTGTCCCTGATTGATACGCTAGAGCCACTTGTCAGCATCAAGGATAAGGAGGAGATTGCAACCACCCTGATCAAGATCATGCAGAAGCTTGCCAAGTCGACAGACTTCCTGTCACAAGTTGTCATGACAGAGGTGCTTAAAATTG ACAACAGCCACCTGACATTCAGAGGGAACAGCCTAGCCACCAAAGCTATGGAGGCTCACATGAAACTCGTTGGAGAGAAG tacCTCAACGATACACTGGGCGACTTTCTGCGGAGAATCATTAACACTGAAGAGGATTGTGAGGTGGATCCTACCAGAGTTAACACCCTTGACTTTTTACCACAGCAACGAAAAAATCTTAGAATGTATTGTGATATGGCCTGGGCGAAGATTAAAACGTCTTCAGCCTTTTTCCCCAG TGAGCTGCGGAGTGTGTTCATGTGTTTCCGTCACAGATGCGAGGACGTGAATAAAGGCGACCTCAGCGATAATCTCATTTCAGCGTCCATCTTCCTTCGGTTCCTGTGTCCAGCAATTCTCTCCCCTTCATTGTTTCACCTGACGCAGGAATACCCGACAGAAAAGGCTGCCAGGAATCTCACACTTATTGCGAAAACCATACAGACTCTGGCAAACTTTTCAAA GTTTGGCAGTAAAGAGGAATACATGACGTTTATGAACGATTTTGTGGAGGAAGAGTGGACTGAGATGAAATCCTTCATCAATAGGATCTCT TCCCCcgatgaaaatgacaatttcaCAGAGTTTGATGGCTACATTGACCTCGGGAAGGAAATGTCTGTCCTACAAACCCTTCTCACCCCCACACTGGAGAATGCTCCACAG GAAGCAGTTGACAATCTTGGTGCGTTACCAAAGATTCTGACACAGGTTGAAAATGACCTGAAGGATCCTAACATCCATCAAAGAAGTAGAGAACCAAACAGAAAAAGCCAACACTACGACAATCTTGTGAACATTCAGGCACATATAGATCATACAACTTCACCCACGGAGCTGTTACGTGACATGTTTCGGCAGTGTGGTGAATCTTCTGGTGAGATTTTGTCGAGCGAGGCGAATGAGAGCATGTCAGATTCACCAAATGGAAGTTTAGATAATGTTTGTGATAGTGATTCTGTAGTTACGGAGGAAAGTGCTAGTTCTAAAAGCCTGTCTACAATAAATACTGAAGTGTCGAATGTGTCCGTAAGTGCTAGATCTGTCGTTAGCAAAACACATGTGAACAAGTCCTGGAACCAAATTGTCAGTGCTGCAGAAATCGTGAATGGGGATTATATCGATCTCATTTCCTTTATGGATGAGGAGGGGAATAACTCAATCGACAGTGAACGTAACGTGAACGGTAGCCAAATGTCGATAAGTCAAGAGTCGACGATTGCCTCCTCTGGCTATCAGTCATTTGGTTATAGTCAATCAAGCTCTCCGATTGATAACGATAAGCACGATAATGTCGTCTCAGATTCTCACAATTCTAAGTCCCAGAGCAACAACTATACTCATTCTACCCCATTGTCTTTCTCTAATCCAATGTACCGAATAAACCACAGAGGAATTTCTAGTCATAAAACCTCTTCGCCAGTCTTACAAATGTCCAGTAGCAGCTCACTGAGTAGCGAAGAGACAAACACGGTCAAAAACATTAGTCCAGTAAAATCAGTGAAGTCAGAACAATTACATAGGAAAGATCCTCTGAGGAAGTTAGCTCCTCAGTTTTCAAACTCAAGTAGTATAGATTCAGTTTCGGATAAAGACAAAATTCTTCacagtgtttcaaacaataatatgtGCACTTTGGAAACTGATATGGACAGTTTTACTGTTCCGAAGCacagtttatcaaataacaatgtttCGTCGTTGACGATGGAGATAAATCGAAAACCACGACAAAGTCAgtcaagcaatagtataagtgCTAGGAAAGAGATTTTTCTCAATGGGAATACGCATCAGCCATATAGTGCCAGTTCTCGGAAATACTCGCTGGAATTGCGTGGATCTAGTCCGGTTATGTCTCACAGTGCTAAATCCACTGCCACTTCATCCTCAAGCAGTACGACTACCTATTATAACACGATAGGTAGCACATCGCGACGGGGACATGAACTATCACAAAGTGCTGACTTCTCTAATATGTCAAGTATGACAACTTCGCAACGTTTTGGAAAATCAGACTCTATTCGTCGCACGGCAACTGATACGAGCATCTCCCAAAGAAGTAGTTCCTCTTACAGTGATAATTCACCAGTATCGTCATCCTCGTCACCGCGCAGTGGGGCATCGCCGGACGATGGTTCACTTTTTCGCAGACTTTCAGCACAAAATGCAGTACACATGGGGATACGGAGTGTTCAGCGACGTATACATGACCAGGAGAAGACTAAGCAGGAG TATGAGCTGGAAGTGAACATTCTCAAGCAGCAGTTACAAGAGGCACAGCAACGCCTGCAACTAGCTGAAGAACGACTGCAGGACCACGATACAGACACGGATAAAATTGACTCAGAGTGGCAAACGAGGCTAGAGGAAAGTGAAGAACGGATGAGAAAACAACAAGCGGAAAAAGATGGTCAGATGAAAACTATCATACAGAG GTTGATGCATGTGGAGGATGAGTTACGCGAGGAACAAGAAGAAATGCAGCGTAACGTCGCACAGAAACAAAAAGTGATTGAGGCCCAGGAACGCCGGATTCACTCCCTTGACGTCGCTAACAACAAGCTGATGCTCGCTCTAAATCAGCTAAAGGAACATTACAGTGCGACAGCCCGGAATGGACTCGTGCCGTCAATGAAACTGGCCAGTGATGTTACATCGTTCAAAACCAGTTCATGTTGA
- the LOC128224768 gene encoding disabled homolog 2-interacting protein-like isoform X3, with protein MMLINFFKRLFFNTSYEKLSGDRDSRRGSVPVVPSVVVEDTVAMETPTSTPSRFTNFLIRKGFKTNLKRTKSAHKLDRKRNGISTPEPESTPCDCVTPSPETSSTWSVISSRLKNSQSHESLLTTQNPLHSIDLTGPDMEIRPIHSSILSQEHCFQVSTMHGNKIIACRTAEEREKWIMSFKKSPEQENSRRSESSLKLWVQEAKNVPSKKRYFCEVCLDKTRCARTSIKTKGDMLFWGEQFEFNNLPTIEYLIVNLYREADRKKKKERNTSVLVGYTKIPVSDISARQYVERWFTTSSGTVGKGGKENKTDLPLIRLKVRHQTVQILPKHMYNEMSKYLSENYVSLIDTLEPLVSIKDKEEIATTLIKIMQKLAKSTDFLSQVVMTEVLKIDNSHLTFRGNSLATKAMEAHMKLVGEKYLNDTLGDFLRRIINTEEDCEVDPTRVNTLDFLPQQRKNLRMYCDMAWAKIKTSSAFFPSELRSVFMCFRHRCEDVNKGDLSDNLISASIFLRFLCPAILSPSLFHLTQEYPTEKAARNLTLIAKTIQTLANFSKFGSKEEYMTFMNDFVEEEWTEMKSFINRISSPDENDNFTEFDGYIDLGKEMSVLQTLLTPTLENAPQEAVDNLGALPKILTQVENDLKDPNIHQRSREPNRKSQHYDNLVNIQAHIDHTTSPTELLRDMFRQCGESSGEILSSEANESMSDSPNGSLDNVCDSDSVVTEESASSKSLSTINTEVSNVSVSARSVVSKTHVNKSWNQIVSAAEIVNGDYIDLISFMDEEGNNSIDSERNVNGSQMSISQESTIASSGYQSFGYSQSSSPIDNDKHDNVVSDSHNSKSQSNNYTHSTPLSFSNPMYRINHRGISSHKTSSPVLQMSSSSSLSSEETNTVKNISPVKSVKSEQLHRKDPLRKLAPQFSNSSSIDSVSDKDKILHSVSNNNMCTLETDMDSFTVPKHSLSNNNVSSLTMEINRKPRQSQSSNSISARKEIFLNGNTHQPYSASSRKYSLELRGSSPVMSHSAKSTATSSSSSTTTYYNTIGSTSRRGHELSQSADFSNMSSMTTSQRFGKSDSIRRTATDTSISQRSSSSYSDNSPVSSSSSPRSGASPDDGSLFRRLSAQNAVHMGIRSVQRRIHDQEKTKQEYELEVNILKQQLQEAQQRLQLAEERLQDHDTDTDKIDSEWQTRLEESEERMRKQQAEKDGQMKTIIQRLMHVEDELREEQEEMQRNVAQKQKVIEAQERRIHSLDVANNKLMLALNQLKEHYSATARNGLVPSMKLASDVTSFKTSSC; from the exons GTCTGTGATCAGTTCGCGACTGAAGAACAGCCAGTCCCATGAATCCCTCCTCACCACCCAAAATCCCCTCCACTCCATTGACCTGACTGGGCCAGACATGGAGATACGGCCCATACACAGCAGTATCCTGTCCCAGGAACACTGTTTCCAG GTGTCCACAATGCATGGTAACAAGATCATAGCGTGTCGGACTGCAGAGGAAAGGGAAAAGTGGATCATGAG ttttaaaaagaGTCCTGAACAAGAGAACAGTCGACGCAGTGAATCTTCACTCAAACTCTGGGTCCAGGAGGCGAAAAATGTACCCTCAAAGAAAAG GTACTTCTGTGAAGTTTGCCTGGACAAGACGAGGTGTGCAAGGACTTCCATCAAAACCAAAGGGGACATGCTGTTCTGGGGTGAACAATTTGAATTCAA TAACTTGCCAACCATTGAATACCTCATAGTGAACTTGTATCGGGAAGCAGAcagaaagaagaagaaggagaGAAATACAAGTGTTCTAGTTGGCTACACAAAAATACCAGTGTCTGACATAAGTGCTCGACAATATGTGGAAAGATG GTTCACCACAAGTTCGGGGACAGTTGGCAAGGGAGGTAAGGAAAACAAAACTGACCTGCCCTTGATCCGCTTAAAGGTTCGACACCAAACAGTTCAAATACTGCCAAAGCACATGTACAACGAAATGTCtaag TACCTGAGTGAGAATTACGTGTCCCTGATTGATACGCTAGAGCCACTTGTCAGCATCAAGGATAAGGAGGAGATTGCAACCACCCTGATCAAGATCATGCAGAAGCTTGCCAAGTCGACAGACTTCCTGTCACAAGTTGTCATGACAGAGGTGCTTAAAATTG ACAACAGCCACCTGACATTCAGAGGGAACAGCCTAGCCACCAAAGCTATGGAGGCTCACATGAAACTCGTTGGAGAGAAG tacCTCAACGATACACTGGGCGACTTTCTGCGGAGAATCATTAACACTGAAGAGGATTGTGAGGTGGATCCTACCAGAGTTAACACCCTTGACTTTTTACCACAGCAACGAAAAAATCTTAGAATGTATTGTGATATGGCCTGGGCGAAGATTAAAACGTCTTCAGCCTTTTTCCCCAG TGAGCTGCGGAGTGTGTTCATGTGTTTCCGTCACAGATGCGAGGACGTGAATAAAGGCGACCTCAGCGATAATCTCATTTCAGCGTCCATCTTCCTTCGGTTCCTGTGTCCAGCAATTCTCTCCCCTTCATTGTTTCACCTGACGCAGGAATACCCGACAGAAAAGGCTGCCAGGAATCTCACACTTATTGCGAAAACCATACAGACTCTGGCAAACTTTTCAAA GTTTGGCAGTAAAGAGGAATACATGACGTTTATGAACGATTTTGTGGAGGAAGAGTGGACTGAGATGAAATCCTTCATCAATAGGATCTCT TCCCCcgatgaaaatgacaatttcaCAGAGTTTGATGGCTACATTGACCTCGGGAAGGAAATGTCTGTCCTACAAACCCTTCTCACCCCCACACTGGAGAATGCTCCACAG GAAGCAGTTGACAATCTTGGTGCGTTACCAAAGATTCTGACACAGGTTGAAAATGACCTGAAGGATCCTAACATCCATCAAAGAAGTAGAGAACCAAACAGAAAAAGCCAACACTACGACAATCTTGTGAACATTCAGGCACATATAGATCATACAACTTCACCCACGGAGCTGTTACGTGACATGTTTCGGCAGTGTGGTGAATCTTCTGGTGAGATTTTGTCGAGCGAGGCGAATGAGAGCATGTCAGATTCACCAAATGGAAGTTTAGATAATGTTTGTGATAGTGATTCTGTAGTTACGGAGGAAAGTGCTAGTTCTAAAAGCCTGTCTACAATAAATACTGAAGTGTCGAATGTGTCCGTAAGTGCTAGATCTGTCGTTAGCAAAACACATGTGAACAAGTCCTGGAACCAAATTGTCAGTGCTGCAGAAATCGTGAATGGGGATTATATCGATCTCATTTCCTTTATGGATGAGGAGGGGAATAACTCAATCGACAGTGAACGTAACGTGAACGGTAGCCAAATGTCGATAAGTCAAGAGTCGACGATTGCCTCCTCTGGCTATCAGTCATTTGGTTATAGTCAATCAAGCTCTCCGATTGATAACGATAAGCACGATAATGTCGTCTCAGATTCTCACAATTCTAAGTCCCAGAGCAACAACTATACTCATTCTACCCCATTGTCTTTCTCTAATCCAATGTACCGAATAAACCACAGAGGAATTTCTAGTCATAAAACCTCTTCGCCAGTCTTACAAATGTCCAGTAGCAGCTCACTGAGTAGCGAAGAGACAAACACGGTCAAAAACATTAGTCCAGTAAAATCAGTGAAGTCAGAACAATTACATAGGAAAGATCCTCTGAGGAAGTTAGCTCCTCAGTTTTCAAACTCAAGTAGTATAGATTCAGTTTCGGATAAAGACAAAATTCTTCacagtgtttcaaacaataatatgtGCACTTTGGAAACTGATATGGACAGTTTTACTGTTCCGAAGCacagtttatcaaataacaatgtttCGTCGTTGACGATGGAGATAAATCGAAAACCACGACAAAGTCAgtcaagcaatagtataagtgCTAGGAAAGAGATTTTTCTCAATGGGAATACGCATCAGCCATATAGTGCCAGTTCTCGGAAATACTCGCTGGAATTGCGTGGATCTAGTCCGGTTATGTCTCACAGTGCTAAATCCACTGCCACTTCATCCTCAAGCAGTACGACTACCTATTATAACACGATAGGTAGCACATCGCGACGGGGACATGAACTATCACAAAGTGCTGACTTCTCTAATATGTCAAGTATGACAACTTCGCAACGTTTTGGAAAATCAGACTCTATTCGTCGCACGGCAACTGATACGAGCATCTCCCAAAGAAGTAGTTCCTCTTACAGTGATAATTCACCAGTATCGTCATCCTCGTCACCGCGCAGTGGGGCATCGCCGGACGATGGTTCACTTTTTCGCAGACTTTCAGCACAAAATGCAGTACACATGGGGATACGGAGTGTTCAGCGACGTATACATGACCAGGAGAAGACTAAGCAGGAG TATGAGCTGGAAGTGAACATTCTCAAGCAGCAGTTACAAGAGGCACAGCAACGCCTGCAACTAGCTGAAGAACGACTGCAGGACCACGATACAGACACGGATAAAATTGACTCAGAGTGGCAAACGAGGCTAGAGGAAAGTGAAGAACGGATGAGAAAACAACAAGCGGAAAAAGATGGTCAGATGAAAACTATCATACAGAG GTTGATGCATGTGGAGGATGAGTTACGCGAGGAACAAGAAGAAATGCAGCGTAACGTCGCACAGAAACAAAAAGTGATTGAGGCCCAGGAACGCCGGATTCACTCCCTTGACGTCGCTAACAACAAGCTGATGCTCGCTCTAAATCAGCTAAAGGAACATTACAGTGCGACAGCCCGGAATGGACTCGTGCCGTCAATGAAACTGGCCAGTGATGTTACATCGTTCAAAACCAGTTCATGTTGA
- the LOC128224768 gene encoding disabled homolog 2-interacting protein-like isoform X10: MKKEKCSLLSMWSVISSRLKNSQSHESLLTTQNPLHSIDLTGPDMEIRPIHSSILSQEHCFQVSTMHGNKIIACRTAEEREKWIMSFKKSPEQENSRRSESSLKLWVQEAKNVPSKKRYFCEVCLDKTRCARTSIKTKGDMLFWGEQFEFNNLPTIEYLIVNLYREADRKKKKERNTSVLVGYTKIPVSDISARQYVERWFTTSSGTVGKGGKENKTDLPLIRLKVRHQTVQILPKHMYNEMSKYLSENYVSLIDTLEPLVSIKDKEEIATTLIKIMQKLAKSTDFLSQVVMTEVLKIDNSHLTFRGNSLATKAMEAHMKLVGEKYLNDTLGDFLRRIINTEEDCEVDPTRVNTLDFLPQQRKNLRMYCDMAWAKIKTSSAFFPSELRSVFMCFRHRCEDVNKGDLSDNLISASIFLRFLCPAILSPSLFHLTQEYPTEKAARNLTLIAKTIQTLANFSKFGSKEEYMTFMNDFVEEEWTEMKSFINRISSPDENDNFTEFDGYIDLGKEMSVLQTLLTPTLENAPQEAVDNLGALPKILTQVENDLKDPNIHQRSREPNRKSQHYDNLVNIQAHIDHTTSPTELLRDMFRQCGESSGEILSSEANESMSDSPNGSLDNVCDSDSVVTEESASSKSLSTINTEVSNVSVSARSVVSKTHVNKSWNQIVSAAEIVNGDYIDLISFMDEEGNNSIDSERNVNGSQMSISQESTIASSGYQSFGYSQSSSPIDNDKHDNVVSDSHNSKSQSNNYTHSTPLSFSNPMYRINHRGISSHKTSSPVLQMSSSSSLSSEETNTVKNISPVKSVKSEQLHRKDPLRKLAPQFSNSSSIDSVSDKDKILHSVSNNNMCTLETDMDSFTVPKHSLSNNNVSSLTMEINRKPRQSQSSNSISARKEIFLNGNTHQPYSASSRKYSLELRGSSPVMSHSAKSTATSSSSSTTTYYNTIGSTSRRGHELSQSADFSNMSSMTTSQRFGKSDSIRRTATDTSISQRSSSSYSDNSPVSSSSSPRSGASPDDGSLFRRLSAQNAVHMGIRSVQRRIHDQEKTKQEYELEVNILKQQLQEAQQRLQLAEERLQDHDTDTDKIDSEWQTRLEESEERMRKQQAEKDGQMKTIIQRLMHVEDELREEQEEMQRNVAQKQKVIEAQERRIHSLDVANNKLMLALNQLKEHYSATARNGLVPSMKLASDVTSFKTSSC, translated from the exons atgaagaAAGAAAAGTGTTCGCTTTTATCAATGTG GTCTGTGATCAGTTCGCGACTGAAGAACAGCCAGTCCCATGAATCCCTCCTCACCACCCAAAATCCCCTCCACTCCATTGACCTGACTGGGCCAGACATGGAGATACGGCCCATACACAGCAGTATCCTGTCCCAGGAACACTGTTTCCAG GTGTCCACAATGCATGGTAACAAGATCATAGCGTGTCGGACTGCAGAGGAAAGGGAAAAGTGGATCATGAG ttttaaaaagaGTCCTGAACAAGAGAACAGTCGACGCAGTGAATCTTCACTCAAACTCTGGGTCCAGGAGGCGAAAAATGTACCCTCAAAGAAAAG GTACTTCTGTGAAGTTTGCCTGGACAAGACGAGGTGTGCAAGGACTTCCATCAAAACCAAAGGGGACATGCTGTTCTGGGGTGAACAATTTGAATTCAA TAACTTGCCAACCATTGAATACCTCATAGTGAACTTGTATCGGGAAGCAGAcagaaagaagaagaaggagaGAAATACAAGTGTTCTAGTTGGCTACACAAAAATACCAGTGTCTGACATAAGTGCTCGACAATATGTGGAAAGATG GTTCACCACAAGTTCGGGGACAGTTGGCAAGGGAGGTAAGGAAAACAAAACTGACCTGCCCTTGATCCGCTTAAAGGTTCGACACCAAACAGTTCAAATACTGCCAAAGCACATGTACAACGAAATGTCtaag TACCTGAGTGAGAATTACGTGTCCCTGATTGATACGCTAGAGCCACTTGTCAGCATCAAGGATAAGGAGGAGATTGCAACCACCCTGATCAAGATCATGCAGAAGCTTGCCAAGTCGACAGACTTCCTGTCACAAGTTGTCATGACAGAGGTGCTTAAAATTG ACAACAGCCACCTGACATTCAGAGGGAACAGCCTAGCCACCAAAGCTATGGAGGCTCACATGAAACTCGTTGGAGAGAAG tacCTCAACGATACACTGGGCGACTTTCTGCGGAGAATCATTAACACTGAAGAGGATTGTGAGGTGGATCCTACCAGAGTTAACACCCTTGACTTTTTACCACAGCAACGAAAAAATCTTAGAATGTATTGTGATATGGCCTGGGCGAAGATTAAAACGTCTTCAGCCTTTTTCCCCAG TGAGCTGCGGAGTGTGTTCATGTGTTTCCGTCACAGATGCGAGGACGTGAATAAAGGCGACCTCAGCGATAATCTCATTTCAGCGTCCATCTTCCTTCGGTTCCTGTGTCCAGCAATTCTCTCCCCTTCATTGTTTCACCTGACGCAGGAATACCCGACAGAAAAGGCTGCCAGGAATCTCACACTTATTGCGAAAACCATACAGACTCTGGCAAACTTTTCAAA GTTTGGCAGTAAAGAGGAATACATGACGTTTATGAACGATTTTGTGGAGGAAGAGTGGACTGAGATGAAATCCTTCATCAATAGGATCTCT TCCCCcgatgaaaatgacaatttcaCAGAGTTTGATGGCTACATTGACCTCGGGAAGGAAATGTCTGTCCTACAAACCCTTCTCACCCCCACACTGGAGAATGCTCCACAG GAAGCAGTTGACAATCTTGGTGCGTTACCAAAGATTCTGACACAGGTTGAAAATGACCTGAAGGATCCTAACATCCATCAAAGAAGTAGAGAACCAAACAGAAAAAGCCAACACTACGACAATCTTGTGAACATTCAGGCACATATAGATCATACAACTTCACCCACGGAGCTGTTACGTGACATGTTTCGGCAGTGTGGTGAATCTTCTGGTGAGATTTTGTCGAGCGAGGCGAATGAGAGCATGTCAGATTCACCAAATGGAAGTTTAGATAATGTTTGTGATAGTGATTCTGTAGTTACGGAGGAAAGTGCTAGTTCTAAAAGCCTGTCTACAATAAATACTGAAGTGTCGAATGTGTCCGTAAGTGCTAGATCTGTCGTTAGCAAAACACATGTGAACAAGTCCTGGAACCAAATTGTCAGTGCTGCAGAAATCGTGAATGGGGATTATATCGATCTCATTTCCTTTATGGATGAGGAGGGGAATAACTCAATCGACAGTGAACGTAACGTGAACGGTAGCCAAATGTCGATAAGTCAAGAGTCGACGATTGCCTCCTCTGGCTATCAGTCATTTGGTTATAGTCAATCAAGCTCTCCGATTGATAACGATAAGCACGATAATGTCGTCTCAGATTCTCACAATTCTAAGTCCCAGAGCAACAACTATACTCATTCTACCCCATTGTCTTTCTCTAATCCAATGTACCGAATAAACCACAGAGGAATTTCTAGTCATAAAACCTCTTCGCCAGTCTTACAAATGTCCAGTAGCAGCTCACTGAGTAGCGAAGAGACAAACACGGTCAAAAACATTAGTCCAGTAAAATCAGTGAAGTCAGAACAATTACATAGGAAAGATCCTCTGAGGAAGTTAGCTCCTCAGTTTTCAAACTCAAGTAGTATAGATTCAGTTTCGGATAAAGACAAAATTCTTCacagtgtttcaaacaataatatgtGCACTTTGGAAACTGATATGGACAGTTTTACTGTTCCGAAGCacagtttatcaaataacaatgtttCGTCGTTGACGATGGAGATAAATCGAAAACCACGACAAAGTCAgtcaagcaatagtataagtgCTAGGAAAGAGATTTTTCTCAATGGGAATACGCATCAGCCATATAGTGCCAGTTCTCGGAAATACTCGCTGGAATTGCGTGGATCTAGTCCGGTTATGTCTCACAGTGCTAAATCCACTGCCACTTCATCCTCAAGCAGTACGACTACCTATTATAACACGATAGGTAGCACATCGCGACGGGGACATGAACTATCACAAAGTGCTGACTTCTCTAATATGTCAAGTATGACAACTTCGCAACGTTTTGGAAAATCAGACTCTATTCGTCGCACGGCAACTGATACGAGCATCTCCCAAAGAAGTAGTTCCTCTTACAGTGATAATTCACCAGTATCGTCATCCTCGTCACCGCGCAGTGGGGCATCGCCGGACGATGGTTCACTTTTTCGCAGACTTTCAGCACAAAATGCAGTACACATGGGGATACGGAGTGTTCAGCGACGTATACATGACCAGGAGAAGACTAAGCAGGAG TATGAGCTGGAAGTGAACATTCTCAAGCAGCAGTTACAAGAGGCACAGCAACGCCTGCAACTAGCTGAAGAACGACTGCAGGACCACGATACAGACACGGATAAAATTGACTCAGAGTGGCAAACGAGGCTAGAGGAAAGTGAAGAACGGATGAGAAAACAACAAGCGGAAAAAGATGGTCAGATGAAAACTATCATACAGAG GTTGATGCATGTGGAGGATGAGTTACGCGAGGAACAAGAAGAAATGCAGCGTAACGTCGCACAGAAACAAAAAGTGATTGAGGCCCAGGAACGCCGGATTCACTCCCTTGACGTCGCTAACAACAAGCTGATGCTCGCTCTAAATCAGCTAAAGGAACATTACAGTGCGACAGCCCGGAATGGACTCGTGCCGTCAATGAAACTGGCCAGTGATGTTACATCGTTCAAAACCAGTTCATGTTGA